A genome region from Vibrio tapetis subsp. tapetis includes the following:
- the torC gene encoding pentaheme c-type cytochrome TorC translates to MKAFIVKLWRTLTRPAVHISLGVLTMGGFIAGVIFWGGFNTALEATNTEEFCVSCHTMRDNVYVELQETVHWKNTSGVRATCPDCHVPHEWTAKIARKMQASKEVFAQVFGDLGTPEKFEERRIELAKHEWDRFSANKSLECKNCHNYDSMDFDNMRPTARIQMKNAAERDQSCVDCHKGIAHNLPKNMDSSGGMIGELEQLASNTDYSAGNSLTSVRHLPMYEDAGMTVEAGFLNPASTVKIVDEKGDAVQIEIAGWRKAKGFGRVIQEDFGLNIPVGSLLKDTAINEEMVQTFETKEDDLTGLPWQRVSTKLWMKKEAMLADVTPIWEKAGQAYQTNCSVCHTQPAEAHFTANGWPGMFNGMLAFVNFDRDSEALVLKYLQKHSSDFAEGDH, encoded by the coding sequence ATGAAAGCGTTTATTGTAAAACTTTGGCGAACGTTAACTCGCCCTGCGGTTCACATCAGTTTAGGTGTGTTAACCATGGGTGGGTTCATCGCAGGTGTTATCTTCTGGGGTGGTTTTAATACCGCATTAGAAGCGACAAATACCGAAGAGTTCTGTGTGAGCTGTCATACCATGCGCGACAACGTGTATGTAGAGCTGCAAGAAACCGTGCACTGGAAGAATACTTCTGGCGTACGAGCCACGTGTCCGGATTGTCACGTACCACACGAGTGGACAGCGAAAATCGCACGTAAGATGCAAGCTTCTAAAGAAGTATTCGCACAAGTATTTGGCGACTTAGGCACACCAGAGAAATTTGAAGAACGTCGTATCGAGCTTGCCAAGCACGAATGGGACCGTTTTTCTGCCAACAAATCTCTAGAGTGTAAAAACTGTCACAACTACGATTCAATGGACTTTGACAACATGCGACCAACAGCGCGTATTCAAATGAAGAATGCAGCTGAGCGTGATCAAAGTTGTGTTGATTGTCATAAAGGCATTGCGCATAACTTACCGAAAAACATGGACAGCTCTGGCGGCATGATTGGTGAGCTTGAGCAACTTGCTTCAAATACCGATTATTCTGCAGGCAACAGCCTAACGAGTGTACGTCACCTTCCTATGTATGAAGATGCGGGCATGACAGTAGAAGCGGGTTTTCTGAACCCTGCATCAACCGTTAAAATTGTGGATGAAAAAGGCGACGCAGTACAAATTGAGATTGCTGGTTGGCGTAAAGCGAAAGGTTTTGGTCGTGTAATCCAAGAAGACTTTGGGTTGAATATCCCAGTTGGTTCACTACTCAAAGACACCGCAATCAACGAAGAAATGGTGCAAACATTTGAAACCAAAGAAGACGACCTAACGGGTCTACCTTGGCAGCGTGTTTCGACCAAGCTTTGGATGAAGAAAGAAGCGATGTTAGCTGACGTAACGCCAATCTGGGAAAAAGCAGGTCAAGCGTACCAAACAAACTGTTCTGTTTGTCACACACAACCTGCTGAAGCTCACTTCACCGCAAATGGTTGGCCGGGCATGTTTAACGGTATGTTGGCATTCGTAAACTTTGACAGGGATAGTGAAGCGCTTGTGCTTAAGTATCTACAAAAACACTCTTCAGATTTTGCTGAAGGCGATCACTAA
- the torA gene encoding trimethylamine-N-oxide reductase TorA encodes MSITRRSFLKGVATTSAASVIGPSLLASASANAAETTGTWKVSGSHWGAFRAHIYAGKVQEIKPLEMDTHPTEMLNGVKGIIYSPSRVRYPMVRLDWLKKHKYSGETRGNNRFVRVTWDEALDLFYRELERVQKDYGPWALHAGQTGWRQTGQFHSCTSHMQRAVGMHGNFITKVGDYSTGAGQTIMPYVLGSTEVYAQGTSWSEILEHSDNIVLWATDPVKNLQVGWNCATHEAYPYLDQLKEKVAAGKVNVISVDPVKNKTQRFLGNDHMYINPQTDVAFMMAVAHTLYNEELYDKEFIKTYCLGFDDFIGYVKGETKDKVEKTPEWAAEICGVEADKIRDFARMLVNGRTQLLFGWCIQRQEHGEQPYWAGAVVAAMMGQIGLPGGGISYGHHYSGIGVPSTGFAAPGGFPRNLDQGMKPKWDNSDFNGYSRTIPVARWIDCLLEPGKEIRYNGNKVKLPDYKMMVISGNNPWHHHQDRNRMKKAFQKLQTVVTVEFAWTATCRFSDIVLPACTQWERNDIDVMGSYSGRGLLAMHKLVDPLFQSRTDFDIFTELSRRFGRHKEYTRGMDEMEWVRSLYSDCRNANKGKFDMPEFDEFWEKGVLDFGTGKPWVRHADFRKDPEINALGTPSGFIEISSRTIGRMDYDHCQNHPMWFEKTERSHGGPGSSKHPFWLQSCHPDKRLHSQMCESEQIRATYAVQGREPVYINPVDAKAKGIKDGDLVRVFNDRGQLLAGAVVTDSYPQGVIRIEEGAWYGPLNEKVGAICTYGDPNTLTMDIPTSELAQATSANTCLADFEKYTGTVPPVTSFGGPIEVS; translated from the coding sequence ATGTCTATTACACGAAGAAGTTTTCTTAAAGGTGTAGCAACGACCAGTGCGGCGTCAGTAATTGGTCCTAGCCTATTGGCTTCAGCTTCAGCAAATGCTGCAGAAACAACGGGAACCTGGAAAGTGTCGGGTTCTCACTGGGGCGCATTCCGCGCCCACATCTACGCTGGCAAGGTTCAAGAGATCAAGCCACTAGAAATGGATACGCATCCAACAGAAATGCTAAATGGCGTTAAGGGCATCATTTATAGCCCTTCACGTGTGCGTTACCCAATGGTTCGCCTAGATTGGCTTAAAAAGCATAAATACTCAGGCGAGACACGCGGTAATAACCGTTTCGTACGTGTAACTTGGGATGAAGCGTTAGATCTTTTCTACCGTGAGTTAGAGCGAGTACAAAAAGACTACGGTCCTTGGGCTTTGCATGCCGGCCAAACTGGCTGGCGTCAAACCGGTCAATTCCATAGTTGTACAAGCCACATGCAACGTGCTGTGGGTATGCATGGTAACTTCATCACCAAAGTAGGGGACTACTCGACGGGGGCAGGTCAAACCATCATGCCTTACGTGCTGGGCTCTACAGAAGTGTATGCGCAAGGTACCTCTTGGTCTGAAATTCTAGAGCACAGTGACAACATCGTGCTTTGGGCAACGGATCCAGTTAAAAACCTCCAAGTAGGTTGGAACTGTGCAACACATGAAGCGTACCCATACCTAGATCAGCTAAAAGAAAAAGTAGCTGCAGGTAAAGTGAACGTTATTTCTGTTGACCCTGTGAAAAACAAAACTCAGCGCTTCTTAGGCAACGACCACATGTACATCAACCCGCAGACTGATGTGGCGTTTATGATGGCAGTGGCACACACGCTCTATAATGAAGAGCTGTACGATAAAGAGTTTATTAAAACGTACTGCCTTGGTTTCGATGACTTCATCGGATACGTGAAAGGCGAGACAAAAGACAAAGTTGAGAAAACACCTGAGTGGGCCGCTGAGATCTGTGGTGTAGAAGCCGACAAGATCCGCGACTTTGCTCGTATGCTGGTTAATGGCCGCACGCAGTTGCTATTTGGCTGGTGTATTCAGCGTCAAGAGCATGGTGAGCAGCCTTACTGGGCTGGTGCGGTTGTGGCTGCGATGATGGGCCAAATTGGTCTGCCAGGCGGTGGCATCTCTTACGGACACCATTACTCAGGTATCGGTGTTCCATCAACGGGCTTTGCTGCTCCTGGTGGTTTCCCACGAAACCTAGACCAAGGCATGAAGCCAAAATGGGACAACAGCGACTTCAACGGTTACAGCCGTACCATTCCTGTTGCTCGTTGGATTGATTGCTTGCTAGAGCCAGGAAAAGAGATCCGTTATAACGGCAACAAGGTGAAACTTCCTGATTACAAAATGATGGTGATTTCGGGTAATAACCCGTGGCATCACCATCAAGACCGTAACCGGATGAAGAAAGCGTTCCAAAAACTGCAAACAGTGGTGACTGTTGAGTTTGCATGGACCGCAACTTGTCGCTTCTCAGACATCGTTCTTCCGGCGTGTACTCAGTGGGAACGTAACGATATTGACGTGATGGGTTCTTACTCTGGTCGTGGTTTGTTGGCGATGCATAAGTTGGTCGACCCACTGTTCCAGTCTCGTACCGATTTCGATATCTTTACTGAGCTGTCTCGTCGTTTCGGTCGTCATAAAGAATACACTCGTGGTATGGACGAAATGGAGTGGGTACGTTCACTTTACTCAGACTGTCGTAATGCAAACAAAGGCAAGTTCGACATGCCAGAGTTTGATGAGTTCTGGGAAAAAGGGGTGTTGGACTTCGGTACAGGCAAGCCTTGGGTTCGTCATGCTGATTTCCGTAAAGATCCAGAGATCAATGCACTGGGAACACCGTCTGGTTTCATTGAAATTTCAAGCCGCACGATTGGCCGCATGGATTACGATCACTGTCAGAATCACCCTATGTGGTTTGAGAAGACTGAGCGTTCACACGGCGGTCCGGGTTCAAGCAAGCACCCATTCTGGTTGCAATCTTGCCACCCTGATAAGCGCTTGCACTCACAAATGTGTGAGTCTGAGCAAATCCGTGCAACGTATGCTGTTCAAGGTCGTGAGCCTGTTTATATCAACCCAGTTGATGCAAAAGCAAAAGGCATTAAAGACGGCGACCTAGTACGCGTGTTCAATGACCGTGGTCAATTACTTGCTGGTGCTGTGGTAACAGACAGTTACCCACAAGGCGTGATCCGAATTGAAGAAGGCGCATGGTACGGCCCATTGAACGAAAAAGTGGGCGCAATTTGTACTTATGGCGATCCAAACACACTGACGATGGACATTCCAACCTCTGAATTGGCTCAAGCAACCTCAGCAAATACTTGCTTGGCTGACTTTGAGAAATATACAGGAACAGTACCGCCAGTAACTTCGTTCGGTGGACCGATCGAAGTCAGTTAG
- a CDS encoding substrate-binding periplasmic protein produces the protein MNPFVARLCVMLTIAFLPTSLIASVKLQLAYSDVESHPFQLGNGRKIPSEPGLALDVISLATEQIDVVLEYVRFPGKRVLHDIKKGTVDGGFIFSYNTDRAEYAEYPMKDGQPDRSRRIATIGYYFYRLKDSTDKIDIDTLRQSRQMVGAHLGYSIVKVLKEKEINVHEVKTTEQLFRMLRSHRLTTVAIQDTIAEKFLKEKNWTNIERVSPAIITKDYYLIFSQQFMTSNPDLPDQIWQALIGARQSIIPEKK, from the coding sequence ATGAACCCATTTGTAGCCCGTTTATGTGTCATGTTGACCATTGCATTCTTGCCAACATCCCTTATTGCCTCTGTAAAACTCCAACTTGCCTATTCGGATGTTGAATCCCACCCTTTTCAGCTTGGTAACGGACGTAAAATACCCAGTGAACCAGGCTTAGCGCTCGATGTAATTAGCCTCGCAACGGAGCAGATAGACGTCGTTCTTGAATACGTTCGCTTTCCCGGGAAGCGTGTATTACACGACATAAAAAAAGGCACGGTCGATGGTGGTTTCATTTTCTCATACAACACAGATCGTGCCGAGTACGCCGAATACCCAATGAAAGATGGGCAACCAGATAGAAGCCGACGCATAGCCACAATCGGCTACTATTTCTATCGGCTAAAAGACAGTACAGACAAAATTGACATCGATACCTTGCGTCAATCAAGGCAGATGGTTGGAGCGCATTTAGGCTATTCGATCGTAAAAGTGCTTAAAGAAAAGGAAATCAACGTCCACGAAGTGAAAACAACGGAGCAGTTGTTTCGAATGCTGCGCTCACATCGCCTAACGACGGTTGCGATTCAAGATACCATCGCCGAGAAGTTTCTAAAGGAAAAGAACTGGACCAACATAGAACGAGTTAGCCCCGCCATCATAACGAAAGACTATTATCTAATTTTTAGCCAGCAATTCATGACGTCAAACCCTGATTTACCGGATCAGATCTGGCAAGCCCTCATTGGCGCACGACAGAGCATTATTCCTGAAAAAAAATAA
- a CDS encoding putative manganese transporter: MPYILSMFRSNTFPINQFKLSHKRLLLPVALIALIASGTTREVTVATLSDAFWAVSSYVAFTLVIYHYLSLWINKNNPVTKLYNGSRTYQVLFASLLGALPGCGGAIVVTTQFISGRVGFGAIVAVLTSTMGDAAFLLLASQPSTGLGVIAIGIVVGFVSGLIVNKIHKDDFLRPEIKSVSDSVIRSCGKETESHSAMENKAINLQGLFWKVLIVPATVIAVLGSFQVDVNQLASLPDNTIEWAGCLFAIASMLLWSLTKEIEDYRSTVSEDNKCVSSHPIQKAAQDTNFVSAWVIVAFLAFELTTFFTQINLQETFSGWGAYMPLVGLAVGLLPGCGPQILVTSMYLTGAVPFSTQIANAISNDGDALFPAIALAPKAALAATFYSAIPALIVGYGYYFLFEM; encoded by the coding sequence ATGCCGTACATTCTTTCTATGTTTCGATCGAATACGTTTCCGATAAATCAGTTCAAGCTTTCTCATAAGCGGCTTCTTTTACCGGTCGCACTCATCGCATTGATTGCCTCAGGAACCACAAGAGAGGTTACCGTTGCAACCTTGTCTGATGCCTTTTGGGCGGTTTCTAGCTATGTTGCTTTTACTTTAGTGATCTACCATTACTTGTCACTCTGGATAAACAAAAATAACCCCGTGACCAAACTCTATAATGGTTCACGTACTTATCAGGTTCTATTTGCATCTTTACTTGGAGCCTTGCCTGGTTGTGGTGGTGCCATTGTCGTCACAACCCAGTTTATTAGCGGACGGGTCGGGTTTGGTGCCATTGTCGCCGTTTTAACCTCCACGATGGGTGACGCCGCTTTCTTGTTATTGGCCAGTCAACCAAGTACAGGGCTAGGCGTAATTGCCATCGGAATTGTCGTTGGTTTTGTATCCGGGTTGATCGTCAACAAGATCCACAAAGATGATTTTTTACGTCCAGAGATAAAATCGGTATCGGACTCTGTCATTCGCTCATGTGGTAAAGAAACTGAAAGTCATTCCGCGATGGAAAACAAAGCCATCAATTTACAGGGTCTGTTTTGGAAAGTTCTGATCGTTCCTGCCACCGTCATTGCAGTATTAGGTTCATTTCAAGTTGACGTCAACCAGCTAGCTTCTTTACCAGACAACACCATTGAATGGGCCGGCTGTCTGTTTGCCATTGCATCAATGTTGCTTTGGTCCCTAACCAAAGAAATCGAAGATTATCGCTCTACCGTATCGGAAGATAACAAGTGTGTCTCTTCTCACCCGATTCAAAAAGCCGCGCAAGATACTAACTTCGTCAGTGCGTGGGTGATAGTGGCATTTTTGGCCTTTGAACTGACCACCTTCTTCACTCAAATTAATCTGCAAGAAACGTTTTCGGGTTGGGGAGCCTACATGCCGCTTGTGGGGTTAGCGGTTGGATTGTTGCCTGGTTGTGGGCCGCAAATACTGGTTACTAGCATGTATTTAACTGGCGCCGTTCCGTTTTCTACTCAAATTGCCAATGCCATATCCAATGATGGGGATGCCTTATTCCCGGCCATCGCTCTCGCACCAAAAGCGGCGTTAGCGGCCACCTTTTATTCTGCTATACCAGCTTTAATTGTTGGTTACGGTTATTACTTTTTGTTCGAAATGTAA
- a CDS encoding manganese-dependent inorganic pyrophosphatase: protein MILVVGHKNPDSDSICSALVATELLKARGLEAKPIRQGEINRETQHILEVAGAPTPELCTSVAGEKIWLVDYSDLAQAPDDVADAEILGIVDHHRLGDVMTVNPMEAWIWPVGCTNTVLFNMYKIEGHAISEQIAKLMMSAILSDTVGFASPTCTQKDRDAVAELAEIAGVTDLDTFIKELLIAKTNIEGLSAAELVEKDLKGYPFNGRDVVVGQVELATLEQVDGMIEALEADLTRRCEEDGLAFAAVMLTDITTAQTRLIYKGEWAAKLVKHEKEGMLMMENTLSRKKQGWPWLQGELV, encoded by the coding sequence ATGATTCTAGTTGTTGGTCATAAAAACCCAGATAGCGATAGCATTTGTAGCGCACTTGTAGCAACGGAGTTGTTGAAAGCTCGTGGTTTAGAAGCTAAGCCAATTCGTCAAGGCGAGATCAACCGCGAAACTCAGCACATTCTTGAAGTCGCTGGCGCACCAACGCCTGAGCTTTGTACTTCTGTTGCTGGTGAGAAAATCTGGCTAGTAGATTACTCTGATCTGGCTCAGGCACCTGATGACGTTGCGGATGCTGAAATCCTAGGTATTGTTGATCACCACCGTTTGGGTGATGTGATGACAGTAAACCCAATGGAAGCTTGGATCTGGCCTGTTGGTTGTACTAACACTGTATTGTTTAACATGTACAAAATTGAAGGCCACGCGATTTCTGAGCAAATCGCTAAGCTTATGATGTCTGCAATTTTGTCAGACACAGTAGGTTTTGCCTCGCCAACGTGTACTCAAAAAGATAGAGACGCAGTCGCAGAGCTTGCAGAAATTGCCGGTGTGACTGACCTAGACACATTTATCAAAGAGCTATTGATTGCAAAAACAAACATTGAAGGTTTGTCTGCAGCAGAGCTTGTTGAAAAAGACCTTAAGGGTTACCCGTTCAACGGCCGTGATGTTGTGGTTGGCCAAGTTGAGCTTGCGACTCTTGAGCAAGTAGACGGTATGATCGAAGCACTAGAAGCGGATCTAACTCGTCGTTGTGAAGAAGACGGTCTTGCATTCGCAGCTGTTATGCTTACCGACATTACAACCGCGCAAACTCGCTTAATCTACAAAGGTGAGTGGGCGGCTAAGCTTGTTAAGCATGAGAAAGAAGGCATGCTGATGATGGAAAACACTCTAAGCCGTAAAAAGCAGGGTTGGCCGTGGCTACAAGGTGAGTTGGTATAA
- a CDS encoding DUF2750 domain-containing protein, which yields MTKQLDAAQIETINKYDGEQRFNYCIKEIVANRQVWILKDEHGCVMLNTEEDDCVPVWPNQEFAAAWATGEWEACVPEAISLNKWHSRWTTGLEDDELSVVVFPNQQEEGVIIFPDEFDFELKKQSSKQK from the coding sequence ATGACTAAACAACTTGATGCTGCGCAAATTGAAACCATTAATAAATACGATGGTGAACAGCGTTTTAACTACTGTATTAAAGAAATCGTTGCTAATCGCCAAGTGTGGATCTTAAAAGACGAACACGGTTGTGTCATGCTAAACACAGAAGAAGACGACTGTGTGCCAGTATGGCCAAACCAAGAATTTGCTGCGGCGTGGGCTACCGGTGAGTGGGAAGCCTGTGTTCCTGAAGCTATCTCTTTAAACAAGTGGCATAGCCGTTGGACGACAGGCTTAGAAGATGACGAATTGTCTGTTGTTGTGTTTCCAAACCAACAAGAAGAGGGTGTCATCATCTTCCCTGACGAATTCGATTTTGAATTGAAAAAGCAATCGTCTAAGCAGAAATAG
- the fabV gene encoding enoyl-ACP reductase FabV: MIIKPRIRGFICTTTHPVGCEANVKEQIAFTKEKGTIENAPKRVLVIGSSSGYGLSSRIAAAFGGGASTIGVFFEKAGTEKKPGTAGWYNTAAFDKFAKEEGLYSKSLNGDAFSNEAKQKTIDLIKEDLGQIDMVVYSLASPVRKMPETGEVIRSSLKPIGDTYTSTAVDTNKDLLIEASIEPASEQEIQDTVTVMGGEDWELWVQALSEAGVLAQGCKTVAYSYIGTELTWPIYWDGALGKAKMDLDRAATALNEKLGQTGGSANVAVLKSVVTQASSAIPVMPLYIAMVFKKMREEGVHEGCMQQIYRMFSERLYKADGSAAEVDECNRLRLDDWELREDIQQHCRDLWPQITTENLKELTDYVEYKEEFLKLFGFGCEGVDYEADVATDVQFDVQDI, translated from the coding sequence ATGATTATCAAACCAAGAATTCGTGGTTTTATCTGTACCACAACACATCCAGTTGGCTGCGAGGCAAATGTAAAAGAACAGATTGCCTTCACAAAAGAGAAAGGCACTATCGAGAATGCACCTAAGCGTGTGCTAGTGATCGGTTCTTCAAGCGGCTATGGCCTGTCTTCTCGTATTGCTGCTGCGTTTGGTGGTGGTGCTTCTACGATTGGTGTTTTCTTTGAAAAAGCAGGGACTGAGAAAAAACCTGGTACTGCTGGCTGGTACAACACCGCCGCTTTCGATAAATTCGCTAAAGAAGAAGGCCTGTATTCAAAAAGCCTAAACGGCGATGCTTTCTCAAACGAAGCGAAGCAAAAGACAATTGATTTGATCAAAGAAGATCTTGGTCAAATAGACATGGTGGTTTACTCACTAGCGTCTCCAGTACGTAAAATGCCTGAAACTGGCGAGGTGATCCGCTCATCTCTAAAGCCAATTGGTGATACATACACATCGACTGCTGTTGATACCAACAAAGATCTGCTGATTGAAGCAAGCATTGAGCCTGCATCGGAGCAAGAAATCCAAGACACGGTTACCGTTATGGGTGGCGAAGATTGGGAACTGTGGGTACAAGCTCTTTCTGAGGCCGGCGTTCTTGCACAAGGTTGTAAGACGGTTGCTTACAGCTACATCGGTACAGAGCTAACTTGGCCTATCTATTGGGATGGCGCACTTGGCAAAGCGAAGATGGACTTAGATCGCGCAGCAACAGCATTGAATGAGAAATTGGGCCAAACTGGTGGTAGCGCAAATGTTGCGGTACTTAAATCAGTCGTGACTCAAGCAAGTTCTGCTATTCCTGTTATGCCTTTGTACATCGCAATGGTATTTAAGAAGATGCGTGAAGAAGGCGTACACGAAGGTTGTATGCAGCAAATCTACCGTATGTTTAGCGAGCGTCTATATAAAGCAGACGGCAGCGCGGCAGAAGTAGATGAATGTAACCGCCTACGTCTTGATGACTGGGAATTACGCGAAGATATCCAGCAACACTGTCGTGACCTATGGCCACAAATCACCACTGAAAACCTAAAAGAACTAACAGACTACGTTGAGTACAAAGAAGAGTTCTTGAAGCTGTTCGGTTTCGGTTGTGAAGGCGTAGATTACGAAGCAGACGTTGCAACAGACGTTCAATTTGACGTTCAAGATATTTAA
- a CDS encoding aspartate:alanine antiporter translates to MNIDIIILLKQNPILLIFVVLALGLAIGKIQFGRLQLGSAIGVLISAIFMGNLGFSFNADALTIGFMLFIYCVGIEAGPNFFGIFFRDGKHYFILSLTLLVTALAISVFVNRYLQLDFGFSAGMMAGSLTSTPILVGAQDALKTGLATIPEGMTMEKVRENISVGYAIAYLVGLTSMILLVKLLPRLQKQNLHDSATQIAQERGLDSSAQRKVYLPIIRAYRVGPELVAWTDGKNLRELGIYRQTGCYIERIRRSGILAHPDGDAILQEGDEIALVGFPDSHARLDPSFRNGKEVFDRNLLDLRVVEEEIVVKSDSIAGKKLSDLNLAEYGCFLNRVVRAQIEMPMDLNIVLAKGDILQVSGEKSRVFGLAERIGFISIHSQMADLLAFCSFFILGILFGLITMTFGQVTFGLGNAVGLLLAGITLGFLRANHPTFGYVPQGALNMVKDLGLMFFMVGIGLSAGDSIFKYMAEVGPQIIAVSLLVSVIPVMVAYLVGAYILKMNRALLIGAIVGARTCGPAMDVVNEQAKSTIPALGYAGTYAIANILMTLAGTVLIILT, encoded by the coding sequence GTGAATATAGACATCATTATTCTCCTTAAACAAAACCCTATCTTATTGATTTTTGTCGTTCTAGCTCTAGGGCTTGCCATTGGAAAAATTCAGTTTGGCCGACTCCAATTAGGCAGTGCCATTGGCGTTCTTATCAGTGCTATTTTCATGGGTAACCTAGGCTTTAGCTTTAATGCTGATGCTCTCACTATTGGTTTTATGCTTTTCATTTACTGTGTTGGTATTGAAGCGGGTCCCAACTTCTTCGGTATTTTCTTTCGAGACGGTAAACACTATTTCATTTTGAGTTTAACCTTGCTCGTGACCGCACTAGCGATTTCTGTCTTCGTTAATCGATACCTACAGCTCGATTTTGGTTTTTCTGCTGGCATGATGGCGGGCTCACTTACATCTACGCCGATCCTGGTAGGGGCTCAAGATGCCCTGAAGACGGGTCTGGCGACCATTCCTGAAGGAATGACGATGGAGAAAGTACGTGAGAACATTTCAGTTGGTTATGCGATTGCCTATTTAGTCGGCCTTACTAGCATGATTTTATTGGTCAAGTTACTGCCTCGATTACAAAAGCAAAACCTGCACGATTCAGCGACTCAAATTGCCCAAGAGCGCGGATTAGACTCTAGTGCTCAACGTAAAGTGTACCTACCAATCATACGTGCTTATCGTGTTGGCCCCGAGTTGGTTGCATGGACCGATGGCAAGAACTTACGTGAATTGGGTATCTACCGACAAACAGGCTGTTACATTGAGCGCATCCGTCGCAGTGGCATTCTTGCCCATCCTGATGGCGATGCGATTTTGCAAGAAGGCGACGAAATTGCATTGGTAGGCTTTCCAGACAGCCACGCGAGATTGGATCCAAGCTTTAGAAACGGCAAAGAAGTATTCGACCGTAACCTACTCGACCTCCGTGTTGTTGAAGAAGAGATCGTGGTTAAAAGTGACAGCATTGCCGGTAAGAAGCTGTCCGATCTCAACTTAGCTGAATACGGCTGTTTCCTTAACCGTGTAGTTCGCGCTCAGATTGAAATGCCGATGGATCTCAATATCGTGCTAGCAAAAGGTGACATCTTACAAGTCAGCGGTGAGAAGAGCCGTGTATTTGGCTTAGCTGAGCGAATTGGTTTCATCTCTATTCATAGCCAAATGGCCGACTTATTGGCCTTCTGTAGCTTCTTTATACTCGGTATTTTGTTCGGCCTGATTACGATGACCTTCGGGCAAGTCACTTTTGGCCTTGGTAACGCGGTTGGCCTATTATTAGCCGGTATTACCCTTGGTTTCTTGCGAGCTAACCACCCTACTTTTGGCTATGTCCCTCAAGGGGCGCTGAATATGGTGAAAGATCTCGGGTTAATGTTCTTTATGGTTGGAATTGGCTTAAGCGCCGGTGACAGTATTTTCAAATACATGGCCGAAGTGGGCCCTCAGATCATCGCCGTGAGTCTATTAGTCAGCGTGATACCTGTCATGGTCGCTTATTTGGTCGGGGCTTACATTCTTAAAATGAACCGAGCTTTGCTAATAGGCGCAATTGTTGGCGCTCGTACGTGTGGGCCAGCGATGGATGTGGTAAACGAACAAGCCAAGTCAACTATTCCGGCTCTTGGTTATGCTGGCACCTATGCCATTGCCAATATATTGATGACCCTAGCAGGTACAGTATTAATCATACTGACTTGA
- a CDS encoding GrxA family glutaredoxin, producing the protein MFVVIFGRPACPFCVRAKEIAETLKESREDFNYRYVDIHAEGISKADLEKTVGKPVETVPQIFVDQDHVGGCTEFEAYAKENLGLFN; encoded by the coding sequence ATGTTTGTAGTAATTTTTGGCCGCCCAGCTTGTCCTTTTTGCGTACGTGCAAAAGAAATCGCAGAAACACTGAAAGAGAGCCGTGAAGATTTCAACTACCGTTATGTAGATATTCACGCAGAAGGCATCAGCAAAGCCGATCTTGAGAAAACAGTAGGTAAGCCAGTTGAAACTGTTCCACAAATCTTTGTAGACCAAGACCACGTTGGCGGTTGTACTGAATTCGAAGCATACGCTAAAGAAAACCTAGGTTTGTTTAACTAA